A single window of Jiangella alkaliphila DNA harbors:
- the rpsF gene encoding 30S ribosomal protein S6, translating to MRRYEVMVILDPESEERTVQPSLEQYLGVVRESGGSVEKIDIWGRRKLSYEIGKKSEGIYAVLDVTCEADTVAELDRQLGLSETVLRTKVVRPEAH from the coding sequence ATGCGTCGCTATGAGGTCATGGTGATCCTGGACCCCGAGTCCGAGGAGCGCACCGTGCAGCCCAGCCTCGAGCAGTACCTCGGGGTCGTACGCGAGTCCGGTGGCTCGGTCGAGAAGATCGACATCTGGGGCCGCCGCAAGCTCTCGTACGAGATCGGCAAGAAGAGCGAGGGCATCTACGCGGTGCTCGACGTCACGTGCGAGGCCGACACCGTGGCAGAGCTCGACCGCCAGCTCGGACTGTCCGAGACTGTGCTGCGTACCAAGGTCGTTCGGCCGGAAGCCCACTGA